A window of Haliscomenobacter hydrossis DSM 1100 contains these coding sequences:
- a CDS encoding DUF433 domain-containing protein produces the protein MENPFPHIVSDPEILNGKPCIVGTRISVELIMEWLGTGGTVETIAAKHPLLNAELVMEAIRYAARFAKNEIIIEVQTAA, from the coding sequence ATGGAGAACCCATTTCCACATATCGTTTCCGATCCAGAAATCCTCAATGGTAAGCCTTGCATTGTAGGCACGCGCATCAGCGTAGAGCTTATTATGGAGTGGTTAGGTACTGGAGGTACGGTGGAGACTATCGCTGCAAAACATCCATTGCTCAATGCCGAATTGGTGATGGAAGCCATTCGTTACGCGGCTCGCTTTGCCAAAAATGAAATCATCATCGAAGTGCAGACTGCCGCGTGA
- a CDS encoding DUF5615 family PIN-like protein, translating into MTDENIDVELLDFLRENGYDVFDIKEERLFRLSDRAILEMAFLEQRVVISQDSDFGTLVFRDKVPFLGIIYLRPGHAIPETHVQTLKTIFETDPDISAPFLIVGENHGEKVKLRIRTFEV; encoded by the coding sequence TTGACCGATGAAAATATTGATGTTGAATTGCTTGACTTCTTGCGGGAGAATGGCTATGATGTTTTTGATATCAAAGAAGAAAGGCTATTTCGTTTGTCAGATCGAGCTATCTTGGAAATGGCATTTTTGGAACAAAGGGTTGTGATTAGCCAGGATAGCGATTTTGGAACGCTGGTATTCAGAGACAAGGTTCCATTTTTAGGCATCATCTATCTCCGTCCCGGACATGCCATTCCGGAAACCCATGTGCAAACTTTAAAAACCATCTTTGAAACTGATCCAGACATTAGTGCTCCATTTTTGATTGTTGGCGAAAATCATGGCGAAAAAGTAAAGCTAAGGATCAGGACGTTTGAAGTATAA
- a CDS encoding bifunctional rhamnulose-1-phosphate aldolase/short-chain dehydrogenase, translating to MSMTTAFKHVSYLWDESRAAALAGNEVDLFIYRSNLLGADLRLTNYAGGNTSVKIQEIDPLTGESVAVMWVKGSGGDIGTLTKAGCANLYVDKLHTLKRRYRGLEFEDEMVELFNHCLFDPKCATPSIDTPLHGLLPFKHIDHLHPDALIALAASQDGEAIMKEIWGDTMTWIPWQRPGFDLGLQLEVALKENPNLRGLILGGHGLFTWGDTSYASYVNTLEVIEAASLYLEKNYGKTRPVFGGAKRESFAPAERAEKAAAVMPTLRGLASSYRRMVGHFTDDPRVLEFINSNDLAVLAPLGTSCPDHFLRTKIRPMVLDVPAAGTDLKAHILQQFEAYRADYAAYYERCKHPDSPAMRDPNPVVILYPGVGMFTFAKDKQTARVAAEFYTNAINVMKGAEAVSKYVGLAEQEAFNIEYWLLEEAKLQRMPKPKTLSGKVAYVTGGTGGIGKAIAELLLQNGAVAIVADRDRLEETETELKKKYGKDAAIAVAIDVTKPEAIADSLQQSILAFGGVDIVVNCAGLSISKPLEDHEIKDWDILQDVLVKGQFLVSQQAVAVMRAQGLDGDIVNIASKNGLFAGPNNVGYGTAKAAQLHMSRLLAAELGKDKIRVNTVNPDAVLRGSKIWEGDWAEGRAKAYGIAVEDLPKMYAARTLLNEEILPEDIAKAVLVFVDGSLGKSTGNVLNVDGGVAVAFVR from the coding sequence ATGTCCATGACTACTGCATTTAAACATGTAAGCTACCTCTGGGACGAATCACGTGCCGCTGCTCTGGCGGGCAACGAAGTGGATTTGTTCATCTACCGCTCCAACCTACTCGGTGCGGATTTGCGCCTCACCAATTACGCCGGGGGCAATACTTCTGTAAAAATTCAGGAAATCGATCCCCTGACGGGCGAAAGTGTAGCAGTCATGTGGGTCAAGGGTTCCGGAGGTGATATCGGCACCCTGACCAAAGCGGGTTGTGCCAACCTTTATGTCGACAAATTGCATACCCTCAAGCGCCGTTACCGTGGCCTGGAGTTTGAAGACGAGATGGTGGAACTGTTCAACCATTGCCTCTTTGACCCCAAATGCGCAACGCCCTCCATCGATACGCCATTGCACGGCCTCTTGCCCTTCAAACACATCGACCACCTGCACCCCGATGCCCTGATCGCCCTGGCGGCCAGCCAAGACGGTGAAGCCATCATGAAGGAAATTTGGGGCGACACCATGACCTGGATTCCCTGGCAGCGCCCGGGTTTTGATTTGGGCTTGCAATTGGAAGTTGCCCTCAAGGAAAATCCCAATTTGCGCGGCCTGATCCTGGGTGGGCATGGGTTGTTCACCTGGGGAGACACTTCCTACGCATCTTATGTCAATACCCTGGAAGTCATCGAAGCGGCTTCCTTGTATTTGGAAAAAAATTACGGCAAAACCCGTCCGGTTTTTGGTGGCGCCAAACGTGAATCCTTTGCACCCGCCGAGCGCGCCGAAAAAGCCGCTGCTGTAATGCCTACCCTAAGGGGTTTGGCTTCCAGCTACCGCCGTATGGTGGGCCATTTTACCGATGATCCACGGGTATTGGAGTTCATCAATTCTAACGATTTAGCGGTGTTGGCTCCCTTGGGCACCAGTTGCCCCGACCACTTTTTGCGCACCAAAATCCGCCCAATGGTATTGGACGTACCCGCCGCAGGCACCGATCTGAAGGCACACATTTTACAGCAATTTGAAGCTTACCGCGCCGATTACGCGGCCTACTACGAGCGCTGCAAACACCCGGATAGCCCGGCGATGCGCGACCCCAACCCGGTGGTGATTCTCTATCCTGGCGTGGGCATGTTCACGTTTGCCAAAGACAAACAAACCGCGCGGGTAGCAGCCGAGTTTTACACCAACGCCATCAACGTGATGAAAGGCGCGGAAGCGGTTTCCAAGTACGTGGGCCTGGCCGAACAAGAAGCATTCAACATCGAATATTGGCTACTGGAAGAAGCCAAACTTCAGCGCATGCCCAAGCCCAAGACCTTGTCGGGCAAAGTGGCTTACGTGACCGGTGGCACCGGTGGCATTGGCAAAGCCATTGCCGAGCTACTCCTGCAAAACGGTGCCGTAGCCATCGTGGCCGACCGCGACCGCCTCGAAGAAACCGAAACCGAACTCAAGAAAAAATACGGCAAAGATGCCGCCATCGCTGTGGCCATTGATGTGACCAAACCCGAAGCCATTGCCGACTCTTTGCAACAATCCATTCTGGCTTTTGGCGGAGTAGACATTGTCGTCAATTGCGCGGGCTTGTCCATTTCCAAGCCGTTGGAGGACCACGAGATCAAGGATTGGGACATCCTGCAAGATGTATTGGTCAAAGGACAATTCCTGGTGAGCCAGCAGGCCGTAGCGGTCATGCGGGCACAGGGTTTGGACGGCGACATTGTGAACATTGCCAGCAAAAACGGCCTTTTTGCCGGGCCCAACAACGTGGGGTATGGAACGGCCAAAGCCGCCCAGTTGCACATGAGCCGATTGCTGGCGGCGGAGTTGGGCAAAGACAAGATCCGGGTCAATACCGTCAACCCGGATGCCGTATTGCGTGGCAGCAAAATTTGGGAAGGTGACTGGGCCGAAGGCCGCGCCAAAGCCTATGGCATTGCCGTGGAAGATCTCCCCAAAATGTATGCCGCCCGTACCTTGCTCAACGAAGAAATACTACCGGAAGACATCGCCAAAGCCGTACTCGTTTTTGTAGACGGCAGCCTGGGTAAATCCACCGGAAACGTGTTGAACGTTGATGGCGGGGTGGCAGTGGCGTTTGTAAGATAA
- the ftsZ gene encoding cell division protein FtsZ, with amino-acid sequence MLFDMPKNKGSIIKVLGVGGGGSNAVTHMFKQGIVGVDFAICNTDVQAMEASPVTVQIPLGVEGLGAGSHPARGKEACEKSIDEVLSYIGNDCKMLFVTAGMGGGTGTGAAPIIAKAAREKGILTVGIVTLPFNFEGRRRVMQGIEGLSELRKNVDTIIIISNDKLRQIYGNLSVSDAFAKADNILTTAAKGIAEIITVPGYVNVDFEDVRTVMANSGMAIMGTASAEGDDRARRAVDEALHSPLLEENDIRGARHILLNITSGRKEVTMDEIFEITEFVQEEAGYGTDLIWGNCFDERMGDKLSVTIIATGFNAPSVDEAIPANKDQKIKVSLDDDDVRQKKDLTPRSGLKEITQSDPDTHKKPNTVEFDNIRSTIEKYQRSNKHGYDEPFVKEDNERMEEERRRRQDMEQRKKERLRSEINPQKLNNPQLVNDMESEPAYMRRGIHLDDVPAANEQAFSRWTISDDDELDISAKNSFLDDKVD; translated from the coding sequence ATGCTTTTCGATATGCCAAAAAATAAAGGCTCCATCATTAAGGTGCTGGGAGTAGGTGGTGGCGGCAGCAATGCAGTCACCCACATGTTCAAGCAAGGCATCGTTGGTGTAGATTTTGCGATCTGCAACACCGATGTACAAGCCATGGAAGCAAGTCCGGTTACGGTTCAAATTCCATTGGGCGTGGAAGGACTTGGTGCGGGTTCTCACCCTGCCAGGGGTAAAGAAGCTTGCGAAAAATCCATTGACGAGGTATTGAGTTACATCGGTAATGACTGCAAAATGTTGTTCGTTACCGCCGGTATGGGTGGTGGTACGGGTACTGGCGCTGCACCGATCATTGCCAAAGCGGCTCGTGAAAAGGGCATCCTCACCGTGGGAATTGTGACCCTGCCCTTCAACTTTGAAGGCCGCCGTCGCGTCATGCAAGGAATCGAGGGTTTGTCGGAACTGCGCAAAAACGTGGATACGATCATCATCATTTCCAACGATAAATTGCGGCAGATTTACGGCAATCTGTCGGTTTCGGACGCTTTTGCCAAAGCCGACAACATCCTGACCACCGCGGCCAAAGGCATCGCCGAGATCATTACGGTTCCGGGGTATGTCAACGTGGACTTTGAAGACGTGCGCACCGTCATGGCCAACAGTGGTATGGCCATCATGGGTACCGCCAGCGCCGAAGGAGACGACCGCGCCCGTCGTGCCGTGGATGAAGCATTGCACTCTCCATTGTTGGAAGAAAACGATATCCGTGGTGCCCGCCATATTCTGCTCAACATCACCTCTGGCCGCAAAGAAGTGACCATGGATGAGATCTTTGAGATCACAGAATTTGTGCAGGAAGAAGCGGGTTATGGTACCGACCTGATCTGGGGTAACTGCTTCGATGAACGGATGGGCGACAAACTCAGCGTGACCATCATCGCCACGGGTTTTAACGCACCCAGCGTGGACGAGGCCATCCCCGCCAATAAGGACCAAAAGATCAAGGTTTCTTTGGACGATGACGATGTGCGCCAAAAAAAAGATTTGACGCCACGGAGTGGGTTGAAAGAAATTACTCAATCGGATCCTGATACGCACAAAAAACCGAATACCGTAGAGTTTGACAACATCCGCTCTACGATTGAAAAGTACCAACGCAGCAACAAACACGGCTACGACGAACCCTTCGTGAAGGAGGATAACGAGCGGATGGAAGAAGAACGCCGCCGCCGCCAGGATATGGAACAACGCAAAAAAGAGCGTTTGCGCAGCGAAATCAATCCACAGAAATTGAACAACCCACAGTTGGTCAACGACATGGAAAGTGAACCTGCGTACATGCGCCGCGGCATCCACCTCGACGATGTGCCCGCTGCCAATGAACAGGCCTTCTCCCGCTGGACCATCAGCGACGACGATGAACTGGACATCTCCGCTAAGAATTCATTTTTAGACGATAAAGTGGATTAA
- the ftsA gene encoding cell division protein FtsA, whose translation MMETNARKSDVVVAVDIGTTKVCAIAGRKNQHGKLEILGVGKVNSEGVLRGVVSNIEKTVNAISEAVIAARRGVNADFDWAHVGIAGQHIKSLQHRGILMRDNNIVEISQIDIDRLIGDMYKLVLPPGDKIIHVIPQEYAVDNEQGIVDPIGMSGVRLEANFHIITGQITASNNLFRCVERAGLRVANMTLEPIASAMSVLNEEEKEAGVALVDIGGGTTDITIFQDGIIRHTAVIPFGGNVITKDIKEGCTVMTQQAEKLKVKFGSALAEEVFDNRIITIPGLRGREHKEISEKNLARIIQARVEEVLDYVVWEIRRSGFERKLIAGIVLTGGGALLSHIEKLSEYHTGLPTRIGIPIEPLAHGYAEHLSSPIYATAIGLLMKGIEDREKGRFNVPVELPEEVAVPKENLSTPKVVSLDDEEDSRTAPGGRWIDSLFKKTKEWFEAEPDADL comes from the coding sequence ATGATGGAAACAAATGCTCGCAAGTCAGACGTGGTGGTGGCCGTAGACATCGGCACAACCAAAGTATGCGCCATCGCGGGACGTAAAAATCAGCATGGAAAGTTGGAAATTTTGGGTGTTGGCAAAGTCAATTCCGAGGGCGTTTTGCGCGGAGTGGTATCCAACATTGAGAAAACCGTAAACGCTATTTCCGAAGCTGTAATCGCTGCACGCCGAGGCGTCAATGCCGATTTTGATTGGGCGCACGTTGGTATCGCTGGCCAACACATCAAAAGCCTCCAACACCGTGGCATCCTCATGCGCGACAACAATATCGTGGAGATCAGCCAAATCGATATCGATCGGCTGATTGGAGACATGTACAAACTGGTACTGCCTCCGGGGGACAAAATCATCCACGTCATTCCTCAGGAATACGCGGTCGACAACGAACAGGGTATCGTAGATCCCATCGGCATGTCGGGCGTGCGTTTGGAAGCCAATTTCCACATCATTACCGGGCAAATCACCGCCTCCAATAACCTTTTCCGTTGTGTAGAGCGCGCAGGTTTGCGGGTGGCCAATATGACCCTGGAGCCGATCGCTTCCGCCATGTCGGTGCTCAATGAGGAGGAAAAAGAAGCCGGGGTAGCCCTGGTAGACATCGGTGGGGGTACCACCGACATCACCATCTTCCAGGATGGCATCATTCGCCATACGGCGGTGATTCCTTTTGGCGGCAACGTGATCACCAAAGACATCAAAGAAGGATGTACGGTGATGACCCAGCAGGCTGAAAAACTGAAAGTAAAATTTGGTTCGGCCTTGGCCGAAGAAGTGTTCGACAACCGCATCATCACGATTCCCGGTTTGCGCGGACGCGAGCATAAAGAGATTTCCGAGAAAAACCTCGCCCGAATCATTCAGGCTCGGGTAGAAGAAGTACTCGATTACGTGGTATGGGAAATCCGCCGCTCCGGCTTTGAACGCAAATTGATTGCGGGCATCGTCCTGACCGGCGGTGGAGCACTGCTCAGCCACATCGAAAAATTATCCGAGTACCACACGGGTTTACCCACCCGCATTGGTATTCCGATAGAGCCGCTGGCGCATGGTTATGCCGAACACCTGAGCAGCCCGATTTATGCTACCGCCATCGGTTTGCTGATGAAGGGCATTGAGGATCGGGAAAAAGGCCGTTTCAATGTTCCGGTAGAATTGCCCGAAGAAGTGGCCGTACCCAAGGAAAACCTCAGCACACCCAAAGTAGTGAGCCTGGACGATGAAGAAGATTCCCGAACCGCACCTGGAGGACGTTGGATCGATAGTTTATTCAAAAAGACCAAGGAATGGTTCGAGGCAGAACCGGACGCGGATTTGTAA